The proteins below are encoded in one region of Paramisgurnus dabryanus chromosome 2, PD_genome_1.1, whole genome shotgun sequence:
- the plekhg4 gene encoding rho guanine nucleotide exchange factor 40 isoform X1: MDSESLDSCIQSSLSALYPPFEATAATVLCQVLDVVETTYRGDGLRYIIDFLVPAKHILQSIQQDACFPYCGFLFRHEGWPLCIHEKVIIQLSTLDWRVLQPSDFYLQVTPSHKSPPRITLKCLAVSGQHVEELDVPELAYTSLFTMDWLDSINRERTVVRKTALEHCLLSADNDIFRVPWEDIVHPEFISRPPKVTEQGESRGVIKEHGDRERRNSDIDQEDNPDDIECRIFIDTSTDQSGEMDCSSKNGKLLPALEEVNKDSSGRSSSCTAEDSEGEYVELADISLPRFSPQKGSLTQAISMNYRNLHKPQTAGPTQSKAKPTDSLSKPGACSQSMVCAMLIEENLNDTYQPVILTPTVPAVVEISHQRVERPEPTCATGTAHCDSVFKHASEKELFTQHFDTASLSDIPTCNTSQLDSKPVNTSQLDDNLVSTLLADDKPISMSELDNQLVSTSQPDSKPVSTSQLDNEAVEILKPENKLVNTSQVDDKLVSTLQADDKPVSISELENKLVDTLQPNSKQFNTSQIDNEPVKSSQLDNQSQLDNKLVSTLIPNCRTVETLQPECNLISVSQPDSELVNVVQLEGKEVNIFQPVLPSTLESEYSEQAIVEQQIFDPAEKQEVSSESKQVRVDRELEDSSDQQNNNFSNSEPLTVSMSLQKQTNHTESSQCQVHACIQSAPEKEHVLPVDQSVLESPAINNDHQTFSDGGYNKEKSGDCIASALEEGGPVLASLQRKQVVFASVTTEPEENLVATFSQDQVRTEPSENQITTKVEIQKVEVCQTKKEHVDIEVDESSCKEAEKVEIKSSIVTERTTERDIVAISTAKEVKTAQTGLVDTTPKSDFTSTSIQVHKEGSTNVGTDTDIEKNRGDKEAADEGSGVTSSSEVIGVSTVTCPVVVNEPEAIVPNYSENRVESACLQVPDPASEVPNTNGHTHPEQMDTHTHDTLVKGDDTPTAEGGQKREEERKMEENVRRDEDGITSSVNGSPAEHQQQTDMESHYHQQKEQACVQAVDSIDCNLSATPLLAKSHREVPSAAPLPPPAISQRTQPALSETHGINAQVLSSGVLCLPGTRDKSGHALMTVTMRNTIWLNPNCNSGELVRIMVYFYTTLRKEVSALGLTVLVDARRCSLVPALFKAFNILQEALPGCIHTVLLLADRDLALRMEKAYSFQVELLTSMKSLHKHVDIAHLPTEFDGTFPYSHSSWVTFRMRLEQLTRHCEDAVNLLQNSISKLESTVLPPTAEEAEILLNKYRELMRSVLDDSRLVRLQLEGGAALSRLRKEETSVSLTEDYRDAIESAGHLYNQVDELVHKLVMLSNKCTQELEFIMEFKILEEGFREVSQWIDEVGETRLQTLGELEDSLEQLHHKQTLFKDFYAAAYEHCKSGEALLKRLEKWEDISSSELQVYEVKVRSFWVHLHDFSQRVEDTKDKIDKTVRLYEFFDKAYEWALEGMRHLACVSMEDCGMTEKCQSVITCLETYHSQHPPIPDSRFQEMKDLAGELRSEQGLKQWKFAWSKCQETKQMFEKKLEIALRSRRESDSRSVSGASSRRNSQISAKGQERSSSISFSCRKAFGVGWGRERLSSHSSSSSTPGSPSGIRLDTCDSIRTPTGSPYSTEHRIPHSTPIRSNRLTRSVSTDEAPQRPQPEGQASASSSSTSPNISSMEPNRRVLRKTQSFDTGGSESGSRYGTCQRTLSEPARRGNTGVFIKGLEVSSTEVIDRPYSPRLPPMHGWSSFDSQHSGSPALEPRSKGSKLRHIVDEMVTTEREYVRSLRYIIDNYFPEMERADLPQDLRGKRSVIFGNLEKLVDFHSQYFLKELESCCNHPLRVSHCFLRHQDQFSLYALYSKNKPKSDTLLASHGNSFFRHKQLELGDKMDLASYLLKPIQRMSKYALLLKDLIKEVSEVQEQELACLRAATEMVKFQLRHGNDLLAMDAIRDCDVNLKEQGQLVRQDEFTILYGRKKCQRHVFLFEDLVLFSKPKRIEGGLDVYIYKHSFKTADVGMTETSGDNALRFEIWFRRRTSKNQAYILQASTGDIKHAWTSDIARILWQQATRNKEIRMQEMVSMGVGNKPFLDIKPSDAAINDRAIDYIMKGRGARTRASIAVSLFDHSNPFKRAAVNTPVSGTPVAGGPSSSTLLGPLNLHMYNSQSLLGGERPLISPCIEEDELEHETSSQPSMTTESSGSSSHCLSGSGSSGSDSGCVSSHLPEALSEEPSSPCDSSCYSSITSPTQEKPCFNSQYISAGGAQVIGPSTIV, from the exons GACTCTGAATCTCTGGACAGCTGTATCCAGAGCTCGCTCTCTGCTCTTTACCCTCCGTTTGAAGCCACTGCGGCCACCGTGCTGTGCCAGGTGTTAGACGTGGTCGAGACAACATATCGCGGAGACGGACTACGCTACATCATCGACTTCCTGGTGCCTGCAAAACACATCCTACAGAGCATTCAACAGGATGCATGC TTCCCATATTGTGGTTTCCTGTTTCGTCATGAAGGCTGGCCACTGTGTATCCATGAGAAAGTCATAATCCAGCTTTCCACTTTGGACTGGCGTGTGTTACAGCCAAGTGACTTCTACTTGCAAGTGACACCCTCACATAAAAGCCCCCCACGCATCACATTGAAGTGCTTGGCTGTTAGCGGGCAGCATGTGGAGGAACTGGATGTGCCGGAGTTAGCATACACCTCTCTATTTACCATGGACTGGCTGGACTCCATCAACCGGGAAAGGACTGTGGTCAGAAAAACCGCCCTGGAACACTGTCTTTTATCGGCGGATAATGATATATTTAGGGTACCATGGGAGGATATTGTTCACCCAGAATTTATCAGCAGACCACCCAAAGTTACAGAACAAGGTGAAAGTAGAGGGGTGATCAAAGAACATGGGGACAGAGAGAGGAGAAACTCTGACATAGATCAGGAGGACAACCCTGATGATATCGAATGTAGGATTTTTATTGACACTTCCACAGACCAATCAGGGGAGATGGATTGTTCAAGCAAAAATGGTAAACTCCTCCCAGCTCTTGAAGAGGTTAATAAAGATAGCAGTGGGAGAAGCTCTAGCTGCACAGCGGAGGATTCCGAGGGCGAGTATGTAGAGCTGGCTGATATCTCCTTACCACGTTTTTCCCCACAAAAAGGCTCTCTCACTCAGGCCATTAGCATGAACTACAGAAATCTACATAAACCGCAAACGGCTGGACCCACTCAATCTAAAGCTAAACCAACAGACAGTCTTTCAAAGCCGGGAGCATGCTCGCAGAGCATGGTATGTGCCATGCTGATTGAGGAAAACCTAAATGACACCTACCAACCTGTGATCTTAACTCCCACTGTACCAGCTGTGGTAGAGATTTCACATCAACGAGTGGAGAGGCCTGAGCCCACCTGTGCAACAGGTACAGCCCACTGTGACAGTGTCTTTAAGCATGCATCTGAGAAAGAGTTGTTTACGCAGCACTTTGATACTGCTTCCCTTTCTGATATCCCAACATGCAATACATCACAACTAGACAGCAAACCAGTCAACACATCACAACTAGATGACAACCTAGTTAGCACATTACTTGCAGACGACAAACCAATAAGCATGTCTGAACTAGACAACCAACTAGTCAGCACATCACAACCAGACAGCAAACCAGTCAGCACATCACAACTAGACAATGAGGCAGTCGAAATCTTAAAACCAGAGAACAAACTAGTGAACACATCACAAGTAGATGACAAACTTGTCAGCACATTACAAGCAGACGACAAACCAGTAAGCATATCTGAACTGGAGAACAAACTAGTTGACACTTTACAACCAAACAGCAAACAATTCAACACATCACAAATAGACAATGAGCCAGTGAAATCTTCACAACTAGACAACCAATCTCAATTAGACAACAAACTAGTCAGCACTTTAATACCAAACTGTAGAACAGTTGAGACATTACAACCAGAATGTAACTTAATTAGTGTATCCCAACCAGACAGCGAACTGGTCAATGTGGTCCAGCTTGAGGGCAAAGAAGTTAACATATTTCAACCAGTGTTACCTAGTACTTTAGAGAGTGAATACTCAGAGCAAGCTATTGTTGAACAACAAATATTTGATCCAGCTGAAAAACAAGAAGTCAGTTCTGAATCTAAGCAAGTGAGAGTTGACAGAGAATTGGAAGACAGTTCTGATCAGCAAAACAACAACTTTTCCAACTCTGAGCCTTTGACTGTCAGTATGTCATTACAGAAACAGACAAATCACACAGAGTCCAGCCAATGTCAGGTACACGCATGCATTCAATCAGCACCTGAAAAGGAGCATGTTCTTCCTGTAGACCAGTCAGTCCTTGAATCTCCTGCTATAAATAACGACCACCAGACATTTAGTGATGGTGGCTATAACAAAGAGAAATCTGGTGACTGTATTGCCAGTGCTCTGGAGGAAGGTGGGCCTGTTTTGGCTAGTCTGCAAAGGAAACAGGTAGTCTTCGCCTCTGTCACCACAGAGCCTGAGGAGAATCTGGTTGCAACATTTTCCCAGGATCAGGTGAGGACAGAGCCCTCTGAGAACCAAATAACAACAAAGGTAGAAATCCAAAAAGTTGAAGTTTGCCAAACAAAGAAAGAACATGTAGATATAGAAGTGGATGAGTCATCTTGCAAGGAGGCAGAAAAGGTGGAAATTAAAAGCAGTATAGTAACAGAAAGAACAACAGAGAGAGATATAGTTGCAATTAGTACTGCAAAGGaagttaagacagctcaaacaggTCTGGTTGATACCACACCCAAGTCTGACTTTACATCAACAAGTATTCAAGTTCACAAGGAGGGAAGCACCAACGTTGGGACAGACACTGATATTGAAAAGAACAGGGGGGATAAAGAGGCAGCAGACGAGGGAAGTGGTGTGACCTCAAGCTCAGAGGTGATTGGGGTCAGTACTGTGACATGCCCTGTGGTTGTGAATGAGCCTGAGGCCATAGTGCCAAACTATTCCGAAAATAGAGTTGAGTCAGCATGCCTTCAAGTCCCTGATCCAGCCTCAGAGGTGCCAAACACAAATGGACACACACACCCAGAGCAAATGGACACACACACTCATGACACACTGGTGAAGGGAGATGACACACCCACTGCAGAAGGAGGGCAAAAAAGAGAGGAGGAGAGAAAGATGGAAGAGAATGTAAGGAGGGATGAGGATGGGATTACTTCCTCTGTGAATGGCTCTCCAGCAGAGCATCAACAGCAAACAGACATGGAGTCCCATTACCATCAGCAGAAGGAGCAAG CATGCGTTCAGGCAGTAGACAGCATCGATTGCAACCTGTCTGCTACTCCTTTGCTAGCTAAGAGCCATAGGGAAGTCCCCTCAGCAGCTCCTTTACCACCACCAGCAATCTCCCAGAGGACCCAGCCTGCTCTGAGTGAAACACACGGCATCAATGCTCAAGTCTTGAGCTCAGGAGTGCTCTGTCTGCCTG GAACAAGAGATAAATCAGGGCATGCACTTATGACAGTGACAATGAGGAACACTATCTGGTTAAATCCTAACTGCAACAGTGGAGAGCTGGTGCGGATCATGGTCTACTTCTACACCACACTCAG GAAGGAAGTTAGTGCCCTAGGTTTGACTGTCCTGGTGGATGCCCGTAGGTGTTCTCTTGTCCCTGCTCTCTTTAAAGCCTTCAACATCCTCCAG GAAGCCTTGCCTGGATGCATTCATACAGTACTGCTGCTGGCTGACAGAGATCTGGCTCTACGCATGGAAAAAGCTTACTCTTTTcag GTGGAGCTGTTAACGTCAATGAAATCTCTTCATAAACACGTGGACATTGCTCATCTTCCCACTGAGTTTGATGGCACCTTCCCTTATTCCCACAGCAGCTGGGTCACTTTCAGAATG AGGTTGGAGCAATTGACCAGGCATTGTGAGGATGCTGTAAACCTGCTTCAGAACAGCATCAGCAAGCTGGAGTCCACAGTGCTGCCACCTACAGCAGAG GAGGCTGAGATCTTGTTGAATAAGTACAGAGAATTGATGAGGAGTGTTCTGGACGACAGCAGGTTGGTGCGGCTTCAGCTGGAGGGAGGAGCTGCTTTGTCACGTCTGCGAAAGGAAGAGACCAGTGTCAGCCTCACCGAGGACTACAG agATGCCATCGAGAGTGCAGGGCATCTGTATAACCAAGTGGATGAGCTGGTTCACAAGCTTGTGATGCTGTCCAACAAATGCACACAGGAACTGGAATTCATCATGGAGTTTAAGATCCTGGAAGAGGGATTCAGAGAG GTGAGTCAGTGGATAGACGAGGTGGGGGAGACCCGTCTGCAGACACTCGGTGAACTTGAAGATTCCTTGGAGCAGCTACATCATAAACAGACCCTCTTCAAAGATTTTTACGCGGCCGCATAT GAGCACTGTAAGAGCGGTGAAGCTCTCCTCAAGCGTTTGGAGAAGTGGGAAGACATCTCCTCTTCAGAGCTTCAGGTCTATGAGGTGAAAGTACGCTCCTTTTGGGTACACCTGCACGACTTCTCCCAGCGAGTGGAAGACACCAAAGACAAAATTGACAAGACTGTTCGACTCTACGAGTTCTTTGACAAG GCATATGAATGGGCACTAGAGGGCATGCGTCATTTGGCATGTGTTAGCATGGAAGACTGTGGCATGACTGAGAAGTGCCAGAGCGTGATCACATGTTTGGAGACCTATCACAGTCAGCATCCTCCAATTCCAGACTCTCGGTTCCAGGAGATGAAGGACCTTGCCGGGGAGCTGAGGAGCGAACAAGGACTCAAGCAATGGAAGTTCGCCTGGTCCAAGTGTCAGGAGACCAAGCAGATGTTTGAGAAAAAGCTGGAGATAGCCCTTCGTTCTCGCCGTGAGAGTGACTCAAGATCGGTGAGCGGCGCTTCTTCCCGGCGGAACTCACAGATTAGTGCCAAAGGTCAAGAGCGTAGCAGTAGCATCTCCTTCTCATGTCGTAAAGCATTCGGTGTAGGCTGGGGCCGAGAAAGACTTTCCTCTCATTCAAGCTCATCCTCAACACCCGGCAGCCCTTCAGGCATTCGTCTGGACACCTGTGACTCTATCCGAACCCCCACAGGAAGCCCCTATAGCACGGAGCATAGAATACCCCACAGTACCCCCATCAGATCCAACAGGTTGACACGCAGTGTCTCTACAGATGAGGCTCCTCAACGTCCACAACCGGAAGGGCAAGCATCTGCTTCCTCATCCTCCACGAGCCCAAACATTTCTTCTATGGAACCAAATCGCAGGGTTCTGCGGAAGACTCAAAGCTTTGATACGGGCGGTAGCGAAAGTGGATCGCGTTACGGGACTTGTCAACGAACTCTGAGCGAACCTGCACGAAGAGGGAACACGGGTGTGTTTATTAAGGGCCTAGAGGTGAGCAGCACTGAGGTGATCGATCGGCCGTACAGTCCGCGGCTGCCGCCCATGCACGGGTGGTCTTCTTTCGATTCACAACACAGTGGGAGTCCCGCACTAGAACCACGCAGCAAGGGCAG TAAACTTCGTCACATTGTGGATGAGATGGTTACAACAGAGCGGGAATATGTGCGTTCTCTGCGGTACATCATTGACAACTATTTCCCTGAGATGGAGCGCGCCGACCTGCCGCAGGACTTGCGTGGAAAGCGCAGCGTCATCTTCGGGAACCTGGAGAAGCTGGTTGATTTCCACAGCCAATATTTCCTTAAAGAGCTGGAGAGCTGCTGTAACCACCCACTGCGCGTCAGCCACTGCTTCCTACGACAT CAAGACCAGTTCAGCCTATATGCCTTGTACAGCAAAAACAAGCCAAAGTCAGATACGCTTCTGGCCAGCCATGGAAACAGCTTCTTTAGG CATAAACAGCTAGAATTGGGAGATAAAATGGACCTGGCGTCATACCTGCTGAAGCCCATCCAGCGCATGAGTAAGTACGCCCTGCTGCTCAAAGACCTGATCAAAGAAGTGAGCGAGGTCCAGGAGCAGGAGCTAGCATGCCTACGTGCCGCCACAGAAATGGTCAAATTTCAGCTTCGCCATGGCAACGATCTACTTGCCATGGATGCCATCAGAGACTGTGAT GTGAATCTGAAGGAACAGGGCCAATTGGTTCGTCAGGACGAGTTCACGATTTTGTACGGCAGAAAGAAGTGCCAAAGACACGTGTTTCTGTTTGAAGACCTAGTGTTGTTTAGCAAACCCAAACGGATAGAGGGAGGTCTGGATGTTTACATATACAAACATTCTTTTAAG ACAGCAGATGTGGGTATGACAGAGACGTCGGGTGATAATGCTCTGAGGTTTGAGATCTGGTTCCGCAGGAGAACTTCAAAAAACCAGGCCTATATTCTCCAGGCCAGCACTGGTGACATCAAACACGCTTGGACTTCAGACATCGCACGGATACTGTGGCAACAGGCCACACGAAATAAAG